The following proteins come from a genomic window of Nicotiana tomentosiformis chromosome 12, ASM39032v3, whole genome shotgun sequence:
- the LOC138902224 gene encoding uncharacterized protein: protein MNSAQVNYTVTEKELLAIMFAIEKFRPNLMGAKFDIEIQDRKGSENQVVDHLSRLEEEGRLHNGLEINDSFPDEQLLAISMKEVSWFADLATFLVSGITSDEFSSNQRKKLKRDCQDYYWDGPYLFQICMD from the exons atgaatagtgcccaagtcaactacaccgttACCGAGAAAGAGCTTCTTGCCATtatgtttgctattgagaagttccgcccgaacttgatgggtgcaaaa TTTGATATAGAgatccaagatcgaaaagggagcGAAAACCAAGtggtggaccacttgtctcgtttggaggaggaggggaggctgcataatggccttgaaatcaatgactctttccccgatgagcaactcttggctatttcaatgaaagaggtgtcaTGGTTCGCAGATCTAGCAACATTTCTAGTAAGTGGTATCAcctcggatgagttctcttcaaaccaaaggaagaagctcaaacgggattgtcaagactattattgggatggaccataccttttccagatttgtatggattga
- the LOC138902225 gene encoding uncharacterized protein yields the protein MNANQADWSKKLDDALWSYRMAYKTPIGMSPYWLVFVKACHFPVELEHKAMWALKKLNLEWDVAANLRVEQLNELDEFRYHAYTSSSLYKEKMKYFHESTFRTKILKKVMGVTPFGALDLKNKNDEVFRVNGHRVKHCLGKVGDGHIVAIIHFK from the exons ATGAATGCTAATCAggcggattggtccaagaaacttgatgatgctttatggTCTTATAGGATGGCTTataaaacacctatcggaatgtctcccTACTGGTTGGTGTTCGTAAAAGCTTGTCATTTTCccgtggaacttgagcacaaagccatgtgggctttaaagaaattgaatcttgagtGGGACgtcgccgccaacttaagggtggaacaattgaatgagttggatgagttccggtaccatgcatacacaagttcatccttatacaaagagaagatgaaataCTTTCATGAAAGTACATTCAGAACAAAGATtttaaagaag GTTAtgggtgtgacaccctttggtgcattggacttgaagaataaaaatgatgaggtgtttagagtcaatggtcaccgggtgaagcattgtctgggaaaagttggtgatggccacATCGTGGCaataattcatttcaagtga